One stretch of Toxoplasma gondii ME49 chromosome XI, whole genome shotgun sequence DNA includes these proteins:
- a CDS encoding hypothetical protein (encoded by transcript TGME49_310055), which produces MPVTSTNLSATFMKLSGRLHMNCHISGTPNVANESHRPPAAQGKIAYLPYGRKYEDFTLILPGTCFVVKQKVDWTCSSLPRMNTVRGPQTA; this is translated from the exons ATGCCTGTTACAAGTACCAATCTGTCGGCCACGTTTATGAAGCTGTCGGGGCGTCTCCATATGAACTGCCACATTTCTGGCACCCCGAATGTCGCCAACGAGTCTCACCGACCTCCCGCCGCTCAGGGAAAGATAGCTTATCTCCCTTATGGACGAAAGTATGAAGATTTTACTCT GATTTTGCCTGGCACATGTTTCGTCGTTAAGCAGAAAGTGGATTGGACATGCTCTTCGTTGCCTCGGATGAACAC
- a CDS encoding small nuclease (encoded by transcript TGME49_310060), translating into MRLFPRFSHPPLSKTSTVLLKHPLCAWDSRSIRSQDCVAGELGRCLSGPRRTNSFQVNWSQWSKRCGGVFFTTFEEKPVLYQASLKSVSTRTEFHDPCHGRRVNYHQNTPALLTASSGAHSRRVDKLGLSLLTGCDLHFHSLHSQFASAEMEGMMEAPARFKSVSSEDANRIAPIRTAVTITEDEETLQAPIVWVDCEMTGLDVETDQIIEIAVIVTDGQCKKRIVGPNLIVHASDELLDGMDEWCKKTHGESGLTAACRKSTLTLADAEEQILEFVQKHVATTRVAPLGGNSVHVDRQFLVKQMPRLIAHLSYRIIDVSTIKELAMRWKPELPLVKKAANHRALEDIHESIDELLYYTRHLFRVDQ; encoded by the coding sequence ATGCGTTTGTTCCCCAGATTTTCCCACCCACCTTTGAGCAAGACATCAACGGTGCTGTTAAAGCATCCATTGTGTGCGTGGGACAGTCGGAGCATCCGCTCACAAGACTGCGTCGCGGGTGAGTTAGGGCGCTGCTTGTCTGGACCGCGTAGGACGAATTCGTTTCAAGTGAATTGGTCGCAGTGGAGCAAACGCTGCGGCGGTGTGTTTTTTACCACCTTCGAGGAAAAGCCTGTTCTCTACCAAGCGTCGCTCAAGAGCGTTTCCACCAGAACAGAGTTTCACGATCCCTGCCACGGGAGACGAGTGAACTATCACCAAAACACTCCCGCACTCCTCACTGCGAGCAGCGGCGCCCATTCACGAAGAGTCGACAAATTGGGGCTTTCCTTGTTGACCGGGTGCGACCTCCACTTTCACTCACTTCATTCACAGTTCGCTTCAGCAGAGATGGAGGGCATGATGGAGGCACCCGCGCGCTTCAAGAGCGTCTCGAGCGAGGATGCAAACCGCATAGCCCCCATCCGAACAGCTGTTACGATAACTGAAGATGAGGAGACCCTGCAGGCTCCCATCGTTTGGGTTGACTGTGAGATGACTGGACTGGACGTGGAAACAGACCAAATAATCGAAATCGCGGTCATTGTGACGGACGGCCAGTGCAAAAAACGCATCGTTGGACCGAACCTAATTGTGCACGCCAGTGACGAACTTCTAGATGGAATGGATGAATGGTGCAAAAAGACCCACGGGGAGTCAGGGCTAACTGCAGCCTGCCGGAAGTCGACTCTGACTCTCGCAGATGCTGAGGAGCAAATTCTGGAATTCGTACAGAAACACGTCGCGACGACGCGCGTCGCCCCGCTAGGTGGGAACAGCGTGCACGTAGACAGGCAGTTTCTCGTGAAACAGATGCCCCGACTCATAGCACATCTCAGCTACCGAATAATCGATGTGTCCACCATAAAGGAACTCGCGATGCGGTGGAAACCCGAGTTGCCACTGGTCAAGAAGGCGGCCAACCACCGCGCACTCGAAGACATACATGAAAGCATCGACGAACTCCTTTACTACACTCGGCATTTGTTTCGGGTTGACCAGTGA